GCCGGCTTATTTTGGCCAACTTTCTGATAAACTTTTACTAAATCTTGAGTGAAATCAGTAAATTCTTCATCACTCAAGTATATAGAAGCCTGGCGAAACGACACTCCATCTGATAATAAATCAATATCCCCGTGAGATAAATAACGTTCATATTCCCCCAGTAAGTTTGCAAAAAATTTAATAAATAACTCCATATGTTCATTTTTTGACATCTTATTTAAGTCATCTGGACTCAAAAAAGGTTGATCTAGGATTGAATATACTTTCTCAACTGTTCCACGAATAGGTTTTTCATCCACCACGTGAATAACTCCCGCTTCCAATAACTTTTTTAAGTTACGGTATAACGATGCTTGGGGGATATCGGGAAGCCTCTCCTTTAAGTCTTGTGCTGTCAGCTTCTGGTTGATTAAATGCTGAATAATTCTCATCCGCACTGGATGTAAAATGATATCAATAGCTGAATCCTTCATCATTTGATCTCCTATATATATTATCATTATCGATAATGATAATAATGTATTTTTTAATGATTGTAAAGAAAATAACCACATAATTTTCTCGAAATTATAAAACGTTTTTCCCCTATAGTTACATGAAATGCCAGTTTATCACCAATATTATAATGAGGAGGGATCGAGGATATGATGTTTTCCTGGTTATTTGGCATTTGGCTATCGGCCCAACAAATACATTCGCCTGCAAACATAACAATTACAAAAGATGGGATACCTATTACTACTTTAAATCGTGCTGAGCTTTTCAATCCATACATTGATTTACCCATTCTCAATCCGAAAAAAATGGAAGGTTTCTTGAATCAATTAAACAAACAAATTTCAACACCTACAGAGGATGCCAAAATCGACAAACATGGAAATATAATCCCTGAAAAGGTAGGTTTTCAACTGAATCAGCAAGATTTAACAGAACAATTTTATCGTTCTTTTTATAATCCCAATCGCGCTAGCTTGGAAATTCAACTAGTTCCCGTCTACCCTAAAGTGGATGGTGAACTGCTAAGCTATATTCGCATTAAAAGGATTGGAAGCTATGTAACATCGTTTAACCCGCAAAATAAAAATCGGACGAACAATATCCAATTGGCCTCTGATGCGATCAATAATTCGGTTGTATTTCCTGGAGAAAAATTTTCTTTTAATAAAACTGTTGGTAAAAGAACAGCAGGAAAGGGATATCTCCGGGCTCCGGTCATACAGAGAGGAGAGTTTTCAGAGGACATTGGAGGCGGAATTTGCCAAGTTTCATCCACATTATTTAATGCTGTCGATAATGCCGGTCTAAAAATAGTACAACGATTTTCCCACAGTAGAAGTGTTTCATATATCCCTCCAGGGCGAGATGCAACGGTAAGTTGGTATGGACCTGATTTTGAATTTAAAAATGAATATAACCAGCCGATATTAATCAGAGCACGTACATTAGGGCATTTATTAATCATTAAACTATACTCATCTGATAGTATTCAGTATATACCCAGAAAAGTGCCAAACCCTCCTATATACTGATAAAGTCCGCGAAATCGCGGACTTTGTTGTTACTGTTTATTGTTCATAGCACTTTCCATCAATTCCTCGGAAAATTCAGCCAGAGCAGCATTATCCATACGGCTTATATCTGTCCGGCCTATATTCATGCTTGGAGTGAAATTGTTCAATGTGTTTTTCAAAGGAAGTGCAAAATTACTGCGCTTTCCCCTTGTTAATCCAAAAACGGCTGCACTAATTCCAACACCAAATAATGATGCCCACATTGCACCGAAACCCTTTTTTCGCTTAGGCATAAACATTCTGAGAAATGGCAGGTTTCTTAAATTCATTTACAGCACCCCTTTTTTCTTAAGTTCGAAAGAGCAAATACCCTTTCATTAGCTTAATTTGTGCAGATTTGAATGGAATATAATTAGATAATTTCAAGCAGAACTGTTATTTTGTTGAAGGATTGCCTCCAAATGCTTCGTACAATTTTTCTTAGAAAACAACAAATGGGTTAATACCATTATTCATATGAATCCTACATGTGTAATTAGATTGGACTTAGTCATATTAAAATGATCCTTTTTTTAAGAACTAATATGGAATCAAGAACCACTCAGGTACTCCCGTCATAAGATGCAAAAAAGGTATGAGGTGGTGCCCAATGGGAGGTTTAACATATATTGACTTCTTAGCAAAGTTTGGTGTTGGAGGTGCCCATCCTGGGGGAATACTGTTAACAAAAAGTATGCTTACACAAGAAAATATTAAACCAGGAGCCACAATTTTGGATGCAGGATGCGGTACAGGTCAAACAGCAGCCTACCTGTCACAACACTTTCAAGCGAATGTAGTGGGAATTGAGCTAAATCCTATCATGGTAGAAAAAGCCAGAAGTCGATTCCAAAGTTTGCAGCTTCCTGTGCAGCTAGTCCAAGGTTCAATAGAAAACATCCCTTTCCCAGACAATACATTCGATTTTATTTTATGTGAATCAGTATTAGCTTTCGTAAATAAACCCATTGCATTAAATGAGTTCTATCGGGTATTAAAAAATAATGGACGATTAATTGCAAATGAAATGACCATAAATTCCAAGCTAAGTCAAAGCGATGAGGAAGAAATCAAAGAATTTTACGCCATTGATTCTTTATTACTTGAAGAAGATTGGAAACGTTTATTGACTGATTCTGGATTTCAAAACATAGAAATCAATGCACCATATATGGATCTTCTCCAAGGAAGTCCTTCACAGGAATTTAATTTCTCGCAAAATTTTGAACCAGAGCTTTTTAGTATTTTGAACCAGCATGGCAATATGCTTGTAAAGTATCATGATACTTTAAGCCACAGAGCCATTACTTGTACAAAACCGTGATTTAAGAAAATAAAACAGTTTTGAAATATAAAAAAAGGGACAAGATTAGGTTACTAACCCTTGCAACACTATTCCGACTTTCATAGTTTATAGCAAGTACACATACAAAGGAGCAGTCGGAATGGAACTGAATTATGAGAGTGCACAGAGACTAAAAGGAGAAATCATTAAATATAAAAATAACGAAGGTATATGGGTAATTGGGAGAGTGGTAAAAGTAAGGAAAGATGGCCTTGAGATAGAGGAATTGAAAGCTTCAATCCCAAGTGATGGCCATGGGTTTGGCTTCTGGGGACCTTGTTGGGGACCACCTGCTTTCATTCCATTTGTGGCATTTGGTGTTGCCTTCCCATTCTTCTGGTAAAGCAAGTATGAATTTCATACTTGCTTTTTTCATGAATTAAAGTCACTTGTCTTTCATGTATATTCTTCACTTTTGGTTAAAAAATAAAAATGTGAAAGGACTGATGAAAACATGGACAAAACTTTAGGCTATCTTCGTGAAACTTTATCAAATTACACGGACGAGCACCATTCAATTGCTAAGCAGCTATACCATAAACTGACAGGTGGTCATTACAAAACCGAGGAAGCCTTTGTCAGGCAATTAAGCCAAAAGGAAATTGGTTTTCTCAATCAGATACTTCAAAATGAAATACAATACGCGAAACAAGAACAAGACGAAAAGAGAGCTTATGAACTAAATGAAGTATACGAATTGTTATTTTAATAATTGGCTTTGTCAAATTGACAGTTTATTTTCCTGCCGATTTTAACAAAGCTAATAAAAAAGATGGCGTTTAAAAATTGCCATCTTCTTATTTTATGTGTCAATATTCCCACCATTATTTCCTAGGTAAGCGCAAAGTCTGACAAAAGACGATCCTAAAAGGAGTATTTTTCCCTAGTTTACGACAAAAAAACATAATATTTGCTTGTTTTTATTTTTAACGGCGAGAAAACCAGGTAATTATTTCTCCTGATTATTTCCGGTATTTCTTAAACGTCCTGCCTCTTTTAAAGCCTTTTTTATAATTAATTCCATTTGCGCATTCACACTGCGAAACTCATCTTCTGCCCATTTTTCCACAGCATCGTATATTTGCGGATCAATACGAAGTAAAAATCGCTTTTTATCTGCCACAAGACCACACCTTAATAAATGGTTCCATTATTGATGACTGGCTGAGTCCCCTTATCTGAAACTAGTGCCACCATTAGATTATTTACCATTTGTGCCTTTTTTTCTTCATCCAATTCAACCACACCCTCACTGCTCAATTGATCAATTGCAGATTTCACCATTGAAACTGCACCATCAACGATCACTTTCCTGGCAGCCAATACTGCCTTTGCTTGTTGCCGTTGCAGCATGGCATGAGCAATTTCACTGGAATAGGCTAAATGCATGATTCTTGCTTCGATAATTTCCACCCCTGCAAAAACCAGTCTCTTCTGCAGATCCTTTGTCAGTTCTTCGGCAACTTCATCAGAATGTTGCCTAAGAGAAATCTCATAATCATTATTGAAATTATCATATGGATATTGACTTGCAATATGGCGAAGGCCAGTTTCACTCTGTGTGTGAACAAATGTTTTATAATCTTCTACACCAAATACAGCTTTTGCACTATCAGAAACTTTGTAAACAACAACTGCGGCAATTTCAATTGGATTACCTTCCAAATCATTGACTTTAAGCTTATCACTATTAAAATTGATGACCCTAAGCGAAACTGTTTTTCTAACCGTCAGCGGTATGGTCAGCCAAAATCCTTCTTGTTTAATTACTCCAAGATAACTTCCAAATAACGTAAACACCTTTGCTTGGGTTGGTTGAACGATCGTAAAACCCGATAAAATTAAAATGGTAATCAATGCACATAAAATAGCGGCTATAAACAATGTAATACTGTCGCTACGTGAAAATTGGCTAAAACAGACTAGGGTAAGAATGGCAAAAAACAAGAAAAGTATTACTCCTAAAAAACCATTTATTTTGCCTATATCTTTCTCCTTCATTCCAACCACTCCCTATTTTTTACTTACCATCTTTCACCATCATGATATCAGTTTAATATCAAAAAAGATAGTAATAAATGGAAAAATAAAAAGGGGCTGAATTCAGCCCACTTCTAGTGTATATCCCTTTTCTTAAATCTTCCGCCTCTGACTTCAGCAATATCTGCAACCGCTAAAAAAGCATTGGAATCTTTTTCTGTGACAATTTCTTTTAATTTCGCTTCTTCCAAGCGATTGACTACACAGAAAATGACTTTTTTATGATCACCGGAAAATGCTCCTTCTCCATTTAAATAGGTCACTCCACGGCCAAGTCGATCCATGATTGCAACGCCAATTTCTTCAGCATAATCGCTGATAATCCATACCGATTTTGATTCATCAAGGCCAGTGATGGTGATGTCAATGGTTTTAAAGGCTACGAAATAGGCTATTAAAGAATACATTGCCCGATCCCAAGTAAAAACGAATCCTGCACTCCCTAAAATAAAGAGATTAAAAAACATAATAATTTCGCCCACTGAAAACGGGAGTTTATTGTTAAAGAGAATGGCCAGTATCTCAGTGCCATCTAACGAGCCGCCATAGCGAATTACTATGCCAACTCCCATCCCGAGGACGACTCCTCCAAATACGGTTGCCAGGAGAATATCTTGGGTAAATGCAGGAACAGGGTGGAGTAATGTTGTGGCAATGGAAAGTACAATAATTCCATAAAGAGTAGAAACAGCGAAGGTTTTTCCGATTTGCTTATAACCAATAAAGAAAAATGGGAGATTAAACAGAAATAGAAAAATACCAAGTTTCCAACCGGTAATATAGGAAAGCATGATGGAAATTCCTGTGATTCCTCCATCAATAACCTTGTTGGGTACAAGAAATATTTCCAGCCCTACTGCCATTAGTGTTGCCCCAAGTGTAATAAGCAAAATTCTTTGTAAAATCTTTTTCTTCGTGAGCCTGCGGTGTTGAATCTTTTCTATTATGATTTCTTGTTGTTCCATTAGCGTTAAATCCTGTGTTTCTGACATTCACTTGCCCCTCTCATGTACAGTTTCTTATTTATAGGATAACGAAAATGTTTATGAAATTGTAATAAAATGCTCTCTTTCTTTTCATTGTCTTTGTAAAGTCCAATACGTTACAAAGATTTTTTATGTATCCATTAAAATAAAGAAACTGCCCAGAAAAGGCAGCGGCATTTTAACTTGGCCCCACTTCATCATATGAAAGTGTGGTAACACTTGTATATTCACCTTTTTCTATTTCCTTTTCGTTTGCACTTTGTTCTAGTTCTACTTGATCATCCATTCCTGGCGCTATGGTCGGTATATTTTTTTGTGTTTCATTTCTTTTCATGATAACTTCCACCCCTTTCGGTGACTATTTTTTCTCATTTACCAATAAAATATTCGTATTTTTGTTAAGTGTCGATATTTTTATCTTGGTTGTCACCCCCCTCTTTTTCCCATTACTTGAGTAACGAAACAGAGTGCAAATAATACCTAACGAATAAACAAAAAAAGGCTGCTTCATTATAGAAGCAACCTCTTTTTGTTTTAACATCTTAGGAGACCCAACCATGACATCAGCTAATTAGATTCGCAATACCTATTCCTCTTTAGTCATTACTGATCTAAAGTGAAACTTGGAAAAATCAACCGATGTGTGTTAGTTCCGTTGAAGGAATTAATTCACATAATTTGATGGAATTCAAATTCCTTTAGACACCTAATTCTCGGTACGATCACCGAGTGAGACTCACATACCTCTATTCGAAAACGGCTCCCATTACAATTTAGGTTTGGGTTCTAATAAGAATAATCTTATTGACAAAACTTTAACTTTTTCTGCATATTAGAAAGCAATCCTTCTTCTAATAAGTTCTTAAATTAATCTTCATGGAATGAAGATTAATTGGCAAGAAGCCATTAAAGATTTGTACCCAACCTTCATGCATTTCATAGGAACTATTTCCAAATAACTGCAAAAGATTTAACCTAACAACCTTACAATTCGTTCACAAACGGAACGAACACGGTATGGTTGAGTCTCCTAAGATGTTAAAATTTGTATTTCCCTTACAATTTCATTATAGCACGAAAAATTTTAAATAAAACTAAATATTTGTGACGTTTATGTGAATTAAAAACCAAAAGGGTTGTTATACTTTTGCTGTAGATTTCTGCCCCACCCAACTAGTGAAATAATCAACAACACGCTCTAACATAGCTAAACAAAACAGGGTTCTATTCATTAGAACCCTGTTTTTAGTTATTTTTCACTTACTTTCGCCCGTTTGATAAAGAACGCCAGAATTAAGGCTACAGCAGCAAAACCTGTTGCAAAAATAAATGCATCATTTATACCGTCAATCGTGGTTTGCTTCATGATTTGACTGTAAATCGTAAGGATTGACAGTTCATTTCCTGCCGCTGAAGGCAGATGAGTATAAGATGCTAAGTATTGACCTATTTGAGATATTTTACTTGCTATAAATGGGTTTGTACTTGTAACAACATTTTGATACTCTCCGTAATGATAAGTTTGCCTTGTAGACATGATGGTAACTAAAAATGCGGTTCCAATACTTCCGGCAACTGTTCTGGCCGTATTAGATGCTGCCGTACCATGTGCCGCAAGATGTCGAGGCAACTGATTCAGCCCTTCTGTCATAACAGTCATCATCAAGAAAGACATACCAAACATACGGAAAACATACAGAATTAAGATATGAGAATAAGATACTGACATATCAAGTTTTGAGAATTGCCATGTAGTAATGACCGTAATTAATAGTCCAATAACAGCAAGCGGTCTGGAGCCGATTTTATCAAATAATTTTCCAGAGATCGGTGACATGATCCCCATCACAATTGCCCCCGGAAGCAATAGAAGACCTGATTGCAGGGCAGTATACCCTCTGATGTTTTGTAAATAAATCGGCACCAAAATCATGGCGCCCATCATGGCCATGTTGATAATCATACTAATAATGGTCGTCAACGCAAAGATGTCATATTTGAAAACTCGAAGGTCAAGCATGGGTTTATCCGTTGTAAGTTCGCGTATAACAAATGCAATTAATGACAAAACCCCAATTACAAGTGATATTACAACAGTGGCACTCGTCCAGCCATCATTTCCCGCTTCACTGAATCCGTACAAAAGAAATCCAAATCCAATCGTGGAAAAAATGAAACCAGGAAAATCAAATTTTCGATTCGATCTTTCGGTAACGTCCTTAAGCCATAAAACGCTAAGGATAATATCTAGTATTCCAATAGGAATTACAACATCGAATAGCAATCTCCATGAATAATGAAGTATAAGCCAACCTGATAATGTCGGCCCAACCGCAGGAGCAAATATCATAACAATCCCCATAACTCCCATTGCCGCGCCGCGTTTTTCAGGAGGATATAAAGCAAAAATAATAGTCATTAACAGCGGCATGATAATTCCTGCGCCAGCTGCCTGAACAACTCGGCCTACCATTAGCATGCTGAAGTTGGCCGAAAACGAACAAATGACAGACCCAATCGTGAACAACAACATAGCAGTAATGAATAATCTTCTGGAACCGAACTTCTCAATGAGGAATGCAGTAATCGGGACGAATATTCCGTTTACAAGCATGTATCCAGTCGATAACCATTGTACGGTATTCGCCGATATACCTAAATCATTCATAATATGAGGAATGGCCACATTAAGCAATGTTTGGTTTAAGATCGCTACAAATGCACCAAGCATAACGGCTATCATAATCCTGCCTTTTGAGGACTCCACATCAGCCGAAGAAAAACGGGAATTTTTAGTCTGTTTCTCTTCTTGTATAGGTTTTACGTCAGCCTCAACGTACTCAAGGGCAGGTGCTGCGATGGCGGATTCTTTAAGAAGCTCTACTAACGGTTCTTCAAGATCCGCACTTTCGTCTTCTTTATCGATCTGAATTTGTTCAATCACTTCCGACTGTTCGATTTTTTCTGTTTTTTCTAATGTCGTGGTTTCAGGATTTAATTTTTCATCTAGGACATTTTCATTTCTCGAGTTTTCACTCTTAATGCTATCAATACT
Above is a genomic segment from Neobacillus endophyticus containing:
- a CDS encoding helix-turn-helix domain-containing protein: MKDSAIDIILHPVRMRIIQHLINQKLTAQDLKERLPDIPQASLYRNLKKLLEAGVIHVVDEKPIRGTVEKVYSILDQPFLSPDDLNKMSKNEHMELFIKFFANLLGEYERYLSHGDIDLLSDGVSFRQASIYLSDEEFTDFTQDLVKVYQKVGQNKPAKGRRRRTIATILIPDKSLE
- a CDS encoding VanW family protein; amino-acid sequence: MMFSWLFGIWLSAQQIHSPANITITKDGIPITTLNRAELFNPYIDLPILNPKKMEGFLNQLNKQISTPTEDAKIDKHGNIIPEKVGFQLNQQDLTEQFYRSFYNPNRASLEIQLVPVYPKVDGELLSYIRIKRIGSYVTSFNPQNKNRTNNIQLASDAINNSVVFPGEKFSFNKTVGKRTAGKGYLRAPVIQRGEFSEDIGGGICQVSSTLFNAVDNAGLKIVQRFSHSRSVSYIPPGRDATVSWYGPDFEFKNEYNQPILIRARTLGHLLIIKLYSSDSIQYIPRKVPNPPIY
- a CDS encoding class I SAM-dependent methyltransferase → MGGLTYIDFLAKFGVGGAHPGGILLTKSMLTQENIKPGATILDAGCGTGQTAAYLSQHFQANVVGIELNPIMVEKARSRFQSLQLPVQLVQGSIENIPFPDNTFDFILCESVLAFVNKPIALNEFYRVLKNNGRLIANEMTINSKLSQSDEEEIKEFYAIDSLLLEEDWKRLLTDSGFQNIEINAPYMDLLQGSPSQEFNFSQNFEPELFSILNQHGNMLVKYHDTLSHRAITCTKP
- a CDS encoding sigma-G-dependent sporulation-specific acid-soluble spore protein CsgA, with product MDKTLGYLRETLSNYTDEHHSIAKQLYHKLTGGHYKTEEAFVRQLSQKEIGFLNQILQNEIQYAKQEQDEKRAYELNEVYELLF
- a CDS encoding Arc family DNA-binding protein — translated: MADKKRFLLRIDPQIYDAVEKWAEDEFRSVNAQMELIIKKALKEAGRLRNTGNNQEK
- a CDS encoding SPFH domain-containing protein — protein: MKEKDIGKINGFLGVILFLFFAILTLVCFSQFSRSDSITLFIAAILCALITILILSGFTIVQPTQAKVFTLFGSYLGVIKQEGFWLTIPLTVRKTVSLRVINFNSDKLKVNDLEGNPIEIAAVVVYKVSDSAKAVFGVEDYKTFVHTQSETGLRHIASQYPYDNFNNDYEISLRQHSDEVAEELTKDLQKRLVFAGVEIIEARIMHLAYSSEIAHAMLQRQQAKAVLAARKVIVDGAVSMVKSAIDQLSSEGVVELDEEKKAQMVNNLMVALVSDKGTQPVINNGTIY
- a CDS encoding YitT family protein, coding for MEQQEIIIEKIQHRRLTKKKILQRILLITLGATLMAVGLEIFLVPNKVIDGGITGISIMLSYITGWKLGIFLFLFNLPFFFIGYKQIGKTFAVSTLYGIIVLSIATTLLHPVPAFTQDILLATVFGGVVLGMGVGIVIRYGGSLDGTEILAILFNNKLPFSVGEIIMFFNLFILGSAGFVFTWDRAMYSLIAYFVAFKTIDITITGLDESKSVWIISDYAEEIGVAIMDRLGRGVTYLNGEGAFSGDHKKVIFCVVNRLEEAKLKEIVTEKDSNAFLAVADIAEVRGGRFKKRDIH
- a CDS encoding DHA2 family efflux MFS transporter permease subunit; its protein translation is MSILITVYIIFSALVLILINYLFAKRGKNRSKRGRRTEFPYQQESIDSIKSENSRNENVLDEKLNPETTTLEKTEKIEQSEVIEQIQIDKEDESADLEEPLVELLKESAIAAPALEYVEADVKPIQEEKQTKNSRFSSADVESSKGRIMIAVMLGAFVAILNQTLLNVAIPHIMNDLGISANTVQWLSTGYMLVNGIFVPITAFLIEKFGSRRLFITAMLLFTIGSVICSFSANFSMLMVGRVVQAAGAGIIMPLLMTIIFALYPPEKRGAAMGVMGIVMIFAPAVGPTLSGWLILHYSWRLLFDVVIPIGILDIILSVLWLKDVTERSNRKFDFPGFIFSTIGFGFLLYGFSEAGNDGWTSATVVISLVIGVLSLIAFVIRELTTDKPMLDLRVFKYDIFALTTIISMIINMAMMGAMILVPIYLQNIRGYTALQSGLLLLPGAIVMGIMSPISGKLFDKIGSRPLAVIGLLITVITTWQFSKLDMSVSYSHILILYVFRMFGMSFLMMTVMTEGLNQLPRHLAAHGTAASNTARTVAGSIGTAFLVTIMSTRQTYHYGEYQNVVTSTNPFIASKISQIGQYLASYTHLPSAAGNELSILTIYSQIMKQTTIDGINDAFIFATGFAAVALILAFFIKRAKVSEK